The genomic stretch CTCGATGGCGAGCAGAGCGAAGAGCGCTTTGGCGACCTGTCGCACATCCTCTTCGACCAGGCCGCCCTTGCCGCAGGGGACAGCCTGAAAGACCCGGCTGCCTACGTGCGCCGACTGAACAAGTTGTTGGTTGAACTGTCGGTTTAACAACGTTGCAAGAAAACCCCGCTTCGGCGGGGTTTTTCGTTTTGGCTCCACTGTAGGAGCGAGCTCGCTCCTACAAGGAACCGCGTTAATCCATCTCTACTGGAGTAAATGATGAGCCAAGTCACCGTGCGTTCCGTGGTCTATCAGATTGATGGTCAGTCTTATGAAAGCCGCCTGGCCTTCGATGCCAGTCACAAGGGCCCTCTGCCGGGACTGCTGATGGCGCCGAACTGGATGGGCGTCAGTGCAGGCGCCGAAGAGATCGCCAAGGCCGTGGCTGGCAAGGGCTATGTGGTGTTGATTGCCGACGTGTACGGGCAAAAGGTGCGCCCGTCCAATGGCGATGAAGCCGGGGCGGCGATGATGCCGCTGAAGAACGACCGTGGGCTACTGAACAAGCGCATGCAGGCAGCCTTTGAACAACTGCAAGGCCAGGCCGATGCGGCTGTCGACATTTCGAAGCTGGCGACCTTTGGTTTCTGCTTTGGTGGTTGCTGTTCACTGGAGCTGGCACGTACCGGTGCGCCGCTGAAGGCTGCAGTGTCGTTCCATGGCACCCTCGACACACCAAACCCGGCGGACGCGAAGAGCATCAAGGGTTCGGTATTGGTGCTGCATGGCGCTTCTGACCCGTTTGTGCCCAAGGAACAGTTGCCTGCCTTTGAAGACGAGATGAACGCGGCCGGGGTGGATTGGCAATTGCTGAGCTACGGTGGCGCGGTGCATTCGTTCACTGATCCCCATGCCAATATGCCGGGCAAGATGATGTACGACGCCAGGACCGCTGGGCGGGCGTTCCAGGCCATGCATAACTTGTTGGATGAAGTGTTCAAGGGCTGATTTTTCCAGCGTCTGTCAGGGCCCCATCGCGGGCAAGCCCGCTCCCGACACCGTAAATGTGGGAGCGGGCTTGCCTGCGATAGCTATCTCAAAGGCAACTCAATTCTCCCGCTTTCCCCCGGCACCGTCGGCCAGTCCCCGGCGGCCCAGCGCTGGCGAGCCTGTTCGATCAATGCTGGATCACTGGCGACAAAGTTCCAGTTGATCCGCCGTGGCCCATCCAGCGGCGCGCCACCGAAAATCACCAGGTGGCATTCGGTCTCGGCAAACAGCGCCATGCTCTGGCCCGCCGGCAATACCACCAGGCTATGGGGCTCCACAGGCTCGCCGTCCAACTGCGCGTCGCCGCCCAGCACGTAGACCGCCCGCTCCACATGCTCATCAGGAATCAGCAGGGTGGTGGCGGTTTGCATATGGACCTCGGCATACAACGTCGGCGAGAGCACCGGCACCGGCGACTCCAGGCAAAAGCCACTGCCGGCAATCAGGCGGATCTTCACGCCGAGGTTGTCACTGACCGGCAAGCTCGCAGCAGGGTGATGGCTGTAGTGCGCCGGACCTTGCTCCTGTGCCTTGGGCGAGGCCAGCCATACCTGCAGGCCATGCAGGTTGAAACCCTTGGCCTTGAGCGCGTCGGGCGTGCGTTCGACGTGGGCAATCGCGCTGCCGGCGGTCATCCAACTGACGTCTCCGGCCTGTACCACCTGATCGGAGCCGAGGCTGTCCTTATGCAGGAGTTCGCCTTCAAACAGGTAGGTCAGTGTCGACAAGCCAATATGCGGATGCTGGCGGACATTCATGCCGCTGCCGGGGGCATAACGGGTCTGGAGCATATGGTCGAAAAACACGAAGGGCCCGACGCTACGGCACTCGCGCGAGGGCAGTGGGCGCAGGATCGGCTGGCCTTCGACATCTTCGGTGCGTGGGTGAATCACGGTCATGGTGGTCATGGAGCATCCCTGTCTGAGCGGGTTCGTAGGGCTTGAGCATAACCCGCCAGGCAGGGGATCGGGGTTATTGGCTGAAGGCACCTTCCGAAAGGCGTGTCTCGATGCTGATCTCGGCGGTGGTCATCAGCTTGTGTACGGGGCACTTGTCGGCCACACGATGCAGTTCATCACGCTGGGCATCCGTGAGCACGCCCTTGAGGGTCAGCTTGACGTTGAGCTTGTATTTGCCCTTTTGTTCCTCGGTGCTGTCGTGAGCCACTTCCACGGTCACGCCGGTCAGGGGGATGTCCTTTTTCTGTGCGTACAACTTGACGGTCAGTGCCTTGCACGAGGCCAGCGCGGCGTCGAAGTAATCGTGAGGGGAAGGCGCCGAGTCATCGCCACCCAGGCTCTTGGGCAGGTCGGTAAACAGCTCATGGTTATTGATGTTGACGCTATGGCGAAAGTTTTCGGTGTTCAGCGTATTGACGATAACGGGCATGGCAAGCCTCACAAGGTGGCGGGATGAAGGTCATGCAGTTATAGAGCATGCTGGCACCGCAGTGTTCCCGTTTTTTATCAGATGAACCCCGATGGGCCGTCGCAGGTCTACCTGACTTATCCCCTGTTGAGGTTTTATCGTGCCCTGGACCCGCCTGAGTCTTACCCTGTTGCTCGCCGCCAGCAGCTTTGCCGTACAGGCCCGTGACTACACCTACAGCGACGCGCACCTGCATTATGTCGACTTCTTCCAGGAGACGGCGGGCATGGACAAGTTGCTCAAGGCCATGGCCGACAATCGCGTCGAACATGTGATGATTTCTGGCGTCCCG from Pseudomonas fluorescens encodes the following:
- a CDS encoding pirin family protein produces the protein MTTMTVIHPRTEDVEGQPILRPLPSRECRSVGPFVFFDHMLQTRYAPGSGMNVRQHPHIGLSTLTYLFEGELLHKDSLGSDQVVQAGDVSWMTAGSAIAHVERTPDALKAKGFNLHGLQVWLASPKAQEQGPAHYSHHPAASLPVSDNLGVKIRLIAGSGFCLESPVPVLSPTLYAEVHMQTATTLLIPDEHVERAVYVLGGDAQLDGEPVEPHSLVVLPAGQSMALFAETECHLVIFGGAPLDGPRRINWNFVASDPALIEQARQRWAAGDWPTVPGESGRIELPLR
- a CDS encoding dienelactone hydrolase family protein is translated as MSQVTVRSVVYQIDGQSYESRLAFDASHKGPLPGLLMAPNWMGVSAGAEEIAKAVAGKGYVVLIADVYGQKVRPSNGDEAGAAMMPLKNDRGLLNKRMQAAFEQLQGQADAAVDISKLATFGFCFGGCCSLELARTGAPLKAAVSFHGTLDTPNPADAKSIKGSVLVLHGASDPFVPKEQLPAFEDEMNAAGVDWQLLSYGGAVHSFTDPHANMPGKMMYDARTAGRAFQAMHNLLDEVFKG
- a CDS encoding OsmC family protein, which codes for MPVIVNTLNTENFRHSVNINNHELFTDLPKSLGGDDSAPSPHDYFDAALASCKALTVKLYAQKKDIPLTGVTVEVAHDSTEEQKGKYKLNVKLTLKGVLTDAQRDELHRVADKCPVHKLMTTAEISIETRLSEGAFSQ